The following proteins are encoded in a genomic region of Lachnospiraceae bacterium KM106-2:
- a CDS encoding helicase loader DnaI: MAATISNSLMDKGISVKFATSSSIIEEIKKSWSKTSIYTESNLIDALIQTDVLVIDDFGTESLREWINDKFYYIINERYINERTTIYTSNYKLDELQYDERIINRIRENCYQIPFPEESIREQIEKENTKEMASMIRKNKDVI; the protein is encoded by the coding sequence ATGGCAGCAACGATCAGCAATTCATTAATGGATAAAGGAATCTCAGTAAAGTTCGCAACCTCTTCCAGCATTATCGAAGAGATCAAGAAATCATGGAGCAAGACAAGTATTTATACAGAGAGTAATTTGATTGATGCACTGATTCAAACAGATGTACTTGTAATCGATGATTTTGGCACAGAGAGCCTACGAGAATGGATTAATGATAAATTCTATTACATCATCAACGAAAGGTACATAAATGAGCGTACAACGATCTACACAAGCAATTATAAGTTGGACGAGTTGCAATATGATGAACGAATCATTAACCGTATTAGAGAAAATTGTTATCAGATTCCATTCCCAGAGGAAAGCATTCGAGAACAAATTGAAAAGGAAAATACTAAAGAAATGGCTAGTATGATCAGAAAAAATAAGGATGTTATCTAA
- a CDS encoding adenine-specific methyltransferase → MKTELFNDNFQNFKRYGIPKAQLVIADIPYNIGNNFYGSNPMWYVGGDNRNGESKLAKKAAFNTDFNFNIAEYFHFCNRLLKKEPEKSNGRGKSSDAPCMIVFCAFEQIQTVIKYAEEYGFKHNIPLVFCKNYSPQVLKANMRICGATEYALVLYRNKLPKFRNNGHMVFNWFEWKRDSQKEYPKIHPAQKPVSVLKKLIETFTDEGDVVIDPCAGSGTTLRAAMELNRNSYGFEISKEFFKRAKEEMIKYKDDGQMDISQFI, encoded by the coding sequence ATGAAAACAGAGTTATTCAACGATAATTTCCAAAACTTTAAAAGGTACGGAATACCAAAGGCACAGCTTGTAATTGCTGATATACCATATAACATCGGAAATAACTTCTACGGATCAAATCCAATGTGGTATGTAGGAGGAGATAATAGAAACGGAGAAAGCAAATTGGCAAAGAAAGCAGCATTTAATACAGATTTTAATTTTAACATTGCTGAATACTTCCACTTTTGCAATCGACTACTTAAGAAAGAACCAGAGAAGAGTAATGGACGTGGTAAATCTTCTGATGCGCCTTGCATGATTGTGTTTTGCGCATTTGAGCAGATACAAACTGTAATTAAGTATGCGGAAGAATACGGATTTAAGCACAACATTCCACTTGTATTCTGTAAAAACTATAGTCCACAGGTGTTAAAAGCAAATATGAGGATATGCGGTGCTACAGAATACGCATTAGTGCTTTACAGAAACAAGTTACCTAAGTTTAGAAATAACGGTCACATGGTTTTTAATTGGTTCGAGTGGAAAAGAGATAGTCAAAAAGAATATCCAAAGATTCATCCGGCACAAAAGCCAGTAAGCGTATTAAAAAAGCTGATCGAAACGTTTACAGATGAGGGTGACGTAGTTATTGATCCATGCGCAGGAAGCGGAACGACATTAAGGGCAGCGATGGAGCTTAACAGAAACAGTTATGGATTTGAGATATCAAAGGAGTTCTTTAAGAGAGCAAAAGAAGAAATGATTAAATACAAGGATGATGGTCAGATGGATATATCACAGTTTATTTAG
- a CDS encoding phage terminase, large subunit, producing the protein MKKIEKSQYKTVLLFHNIAKNLKPRPVLLVSDWADTYRQLSPEASAEPGRWNTSRAEFQREIMNAVNDPDIQDVVIMSSAQVGKTEIVLNICGYYMDYDPTSILVLQPTIEMGETFSKDRLAPMIRDTPVLTGKIKEPRAKGSDNTILHKKFPGGHITIAGANSPASLASRPIRVVLCDEVDRYPDSAGTEGDPVKLAEKRTTTYWNRKKIKVSTPTIAGISKIEKEFNSGTKEEWCVKCPCCGKFQPYQWNRIQFKTVSMECLYCKEDIGERDWKESEHKWIASNEDVKGKRSFHLNELCSPWKSWKEIINDFREANEDYKKTGSIEALKVFRNTSLGEVWEERGDGADEQDLLKRREQYEADIPDGALVLTAGVDVQDDRLEIEICGWAREYESWGIFKKEIRSNPALESTWDKLEEEIETEYYFNNGHGLLIAATCIDTGGHHTNMVYKFVKRMHKMGKNVFGIKGYSNVTGIPLIYKKTKVDIKNSHGTVVDHTDIYILGVDSGKEDIISRLNIKEPGSGYCHFPKNMDRGYNQMYMKGLTSEEKVTKRDKKNRLKIMWVKKPGIRNEPLDLRNYAYAAVELIRPNWNVLEEKIENGINYMKKDAAKRKKRKHGVVNKGVQI; encoded by the coding sequence TTGAAGAAAATTGAAAAATCTCAATATAAAACAGTTTTATTATTTCATAACATCGCAAAGAACTTAAAACCAAGGCCAGTACTTCTAGTAAGTGATTGGGCAGATACATATAGACAGCTTTCGCCGGAGGCATCGGCAGAGCCTGGAAGATGGAATACATCCCGTGCAGAGTTTCAAAGAGAAATAATGAATGCGGTGAATGATCCAGATATTCAAGATGTCGTTATTATGTCATCTGCACAAGTTGGTAAAACTGAAATCGTTCTTAATATCTGTGGTTACTACATGGATTATGATCCTACTTCAATTTTAGTTTTACAACCAACCATTGAGATGGGTGAAACTTTTAGTAAGGATAGATTAGCACCTATGATTCGAGATACTCCTGTATTAACAGGGAAGATTAAGGAACCGCGAGCGAAAGGTAGCGATAATACAATACTTCATAAGAAGTTCCCAGGGGGACATATTACAATAGCCGGAGCCAATTCTCCGGCTAGTCTTGCGTCTAGACCTATTCGAGTTGTACTTTGTGATGAGGTTGACCGTTATCCAGATAGTGCAGGAACCGAAGGTGATCCGGTTAAATTAGCTGAAAAACGTACCACTACATACTGGAATCGTAAAAAGATTAAAGTATCTACACCTACAATAGCGGGTATATCGAAGATAGAAAAAGAATTTAACTCAGGTACTAAAGAAGAGTGGTGTGTGAAATGTCCTTGTTGTGGCAAGTTTCAACCCTACCAATGGAATCGAATCCAGTTTAAGACGGTTTCAATGGAATGTTTATATTGTAAAGAAGACATTGGTGAAAGAGATTGGAAGGAATCAGAACATAAATGGATTGCTTCTAATGAGGATGTAAAGGGAAAACGAAGTTTTCATCTTAACGAGTTATGTTCACCTTGGAAGTCATGGAAAGAAATTATTAATGATTTCAGAGAGGCAAATGAGGATTACAAGAAAACAGGTTCCATTGAAGCTCTTAAGGTATTTCGAAATACTTCTCTTGGAGAGGTATGGGAAGAGCGAGGAGATGGAGCGGATGAACAAGATCTTCTCAAACGAAGAGAACAGTATGAGGCTGATATACCAGATGGAGCCTTAGTACTTACCGCAGGAGTTGATGTTCAGGATGATCGTCTTGAAATTGAAATATGCGGTTGGGCAAGAGAATATGAAAGTTGGGGGATTTTTAAGAAAGAGATTCGTTCCAATCCAGCATTAGAATCAACTTGGGACAAGCTGGAGGAAGAAATTGAGACAGAATATTACTTCAATAACGGTCATGGTCTTTTGATTGCAGCAACTTGCATTGATACCGGTGGTCATCATACCAATATGGTTTATAAATTCGTCAAGAGGATGCATAAAATGGGTAAGAATGTATTCGGTATTAAAGGATATTCCAATGTGACTGGTATTCCTCTTATCTATAAGAAAACAAAGGTTGATATCAAAAATTCTCATGGAACCGTGGTTGATCATACAGATATTTATATTCTTGGTGTAGATTCAGGAAAAGAAGATATTATTTCTCGTTTAAATATCAAGGAGCCAGGTTCTGGTTATTGTCATTTTCCGAAGAATATGGACCGCGGTTACAATCAAATGTATATGAAAGGTTTAACTTCAGAGGAAAAGGTTACGAAACGTGATAAGAAGAACCGATTAAAGATCATGTGGGTGAAAAAGCCAGGTATCCGAAATGAACCACTTGATCTACGAAATTACGCATATGCAGCGGTTGAATTAATTAGACCAAACTGGAATGTACTTGAAGAAAAGATTGAAAATGGCATTAACTATATGAAGAAGGACGCTGCTAAGAGAAAGAAACGAAAGCATGGTGTAGTAAATAAGGGAGTTCAGATTTAG
- a CDS encoding phage portal protein — MRNVIDSIYEYVNPNKALSREVARLRLGMAKNISNSGYDESGASKRKHSMRGWKADSRSPQKDIDINLNTLRKRSRSLYMSAPLATSAIKTNRTNVVGSGLILKPVIDYNYLGMSHEEADELKKSIIREWKIWAESKFCDNNRQNDFYELQQIALISWLMNGDGLGLLRYSSEKRSYMPYQLRIKLIENDKLTSPKQATEDYVDMNLKAENGNRIINGIEIDEHGQVIAYWISNNYLSDYDSMTKNDWTRIEAYGEKTGNPNVIHVFDAERCEQYRGVPFLAPVIETIKQLTRYTDAEIMAAVINGMFTVFVKTVDGGDNIDFEGVSDEEEETDNSQEDDNNLQLGNGLINYLKPGESIEVADSKRPNSNFDGFVSSLTKYIGAALEIPPELLLKSFTASYSASRGALLEAWKGFRMRRVWFANDFCKPIYEVWFSEAVSKGRIKAPGFFDDPLVKKAYCGSEWVGPAPGQLDPVKEVNAAVTRMNNGLSTHETEAAEINGTNFDNNVEQLKIENQKLSDTKVKEDSNEEN, encoded by the coding sequence ATGAGAAACGTTATTGACAGTATTTATGAATATGTTAATCCAAATAAAGCGTTATCAAGAGAAGTTGCAAGGCTGAGACTAGGAATGGCGAAGAACATTTCGAATAGCGGTTATGATGAGAGTGGTGCCAGTAAAAGAAAGCATTCAATGCGTGGATGGAAAGCGGATAGTAGATCACCACAAAAAGACATTGATATCAACTTAAATACGTTGAGAAAGCGTTCAAGAAGTCTTTATATGAGTGCTCCACTTGCTACATCGGCAATTAAGACGAACCGAACCAATGTGGTTGGAAGTGGACTTATCTTGAAACCAGTCATTGATTATAACTATCTAGGGATGTCACATGAGGAAGCGGATGAACTTAAAAAATCAATTATCAGAGAGTGGAAGATATGGGCAGAATCAAAGTTTTGTGATAACAATAGGCAGAACGACTTCTATGAGTTGCAACAGATAGCTTTGATTAGTTGGTTAATGAATGGTGATGGTCTTGGCTTATTAAGATATTCCTCAGAAAAGAGATCCTATATGCCATATCAATTGCGAATTAAACTGATTGAGAATGATAAATTAACTTCTCCTAAGCAAGCCACAGAAGATTATGTTGATATGAATCTAAAAGCTGAGAATGGGAACCGGATCATTAATGGTATTGAAATTGATGAACATGGTCAAGTGATTGCTTACTGGATCAGTAACAATTATTTATCCGATTATGATTCCATGACTAAAAATGATTGGACTAGAATCGAGGCATATGGAGAGAAAACAGGGAATCCAAATGTAATACATGTATTTGATGCGGAACGCTGCGAGCAATATCGTGGAGTTCCTTTTTTAGCGCCTGTTATTGAGACAATTAAACAGTTAACTAGATATACAGATGCGGAAATTATGGCAGCTGTGATCAATGGAATGTTTACTGTTTTTGTTAAGACAGTAGATGGTGGAGATAACATTGATTTCGAAGGTGTATCGGATGAGGAAGAGGAAACTGATAATAGCCAAGAAGATGACAACAATTTGCAGTTAGGAAATGGACTGATTAATTACTTAAAGCCAGGGGAATCCATTGAGGTTGCAGATTCGAAAAGACCAAATAGTAACTTTGACGGTTTTGTATCATCTCTAACCAAATATATCGGTGCAGCATTAGAAATTCCACCAGAATTACTTCTAAAGTCATTTACAGCAAGCTATAGCGCATCACGTGGAGCGTTGCTTGAAGCATGGAAGGGATTCCGAATGCGTAGAGTATGGTTTGCAAATGATTTTTGTAAACCAATTTATGAAGTTTGGTTTAGTGAAGCTGTTTCCAAAGGTCGTATTAAAGCACCAGGATTCTTTGATGATCCATTAGTTAAGAAAGCTTATTGTGGTTCGGAATGGGTTGGCCCCGCACCTGGTCAATTAGATCCGGTAAAAGAAGTTAATGCAGCAGTAACAAGAATGAACAATGGACTGAGTACACATGAGACAGAAGCTGCTGAAATCAATGGAACTAATTTTGATAATAATGTGGAGCAACTAAAAATCGAGAATCAGAAACTATCTGATACAAAAGTAAAGGAGGATTCAAATGAAGAAAATTAA
- a CDS encoding prophage Clp protease-like protein yields MKKINIKGTIVSSDEKWIYNWLGMPAVCPKDVENVLSNANGEDVVTEINSGGGNLFAGIEIFTMLADYKGNVHQKVLSLAGSAASVLLMAGTSEISPAGMVMAHNCSGETQGDYRAMDSSSELLQKANQSIRNAYKHKTNLDDEELTDIMNKETWMTAEEAVEAGFVDSIMPLGKEEKSTTNIYNSISPIIPEEIINKLKQKIIDGKLPELGNNGISVPIITNSASTEDTSGTESTISNKPKENKGGEPMVLEDVLKDHPEIKNEIDALKDTSKQEGKEEGAKAERERLQAIDNIANNISNELVNKAKYEEPISAEALALQAIQNNVAKASNYMKDAMNDSSKSGVDDVPANPTDADPQDEDDALIEAATKTANAKRKKVK; encoded by the coding sequence ATGAAGAAAATTAATATTAAAGGAACAATTGTTTCTTCAGATGAAAAGTGGATTTATAACTGGTTAGGAATGCCGGCTGTTTGTCCAAAAGATGTTGAAAATGTTCTTTCTAACGCTAACGGCGAGGATGTTGTAACTGAAATCAATAGTGGTGGAGGAAATTTATTTGCTGGTATTGAAATATTTACAATGCTTGCAGATTACAAAGGAAATGTTCATCAAAAGGTATTATCGTTGGCTGGAAGTGCTGCCAGTGTTCTTTTAATGGCTGGAACATCAGAAATTTCACCAGCTGGTATGGTTATGGCACATAATTGTTCCGGTGAAACGCAAGGAGATTATAGAGCAATGGATTCATCATCCGAATTATTGCAAAAGGCAAATCAATCAATTCGAAATGCTTATAAGCATAAGACAAATTTAGATGATGAAGAGTTAACAGACATTATGAATAAGGAAACCTGGATGACAGCGGAGGAAGCAGTCGAGGCAGGGTTTGTTGATTCTATCATGCCATTAGGGAAAGAAGAAAAGAGCACAACCAATATCTATAATTCAATATCACCAATTATTCCAGAGGAGATCATTAATAAGTTAAAGCAAAAGATCATCGATGGGAAATTACCTGAGTTAGGGAATAATGGTATTTCAGTTCCTATTATTACGAATAGTGCTTCTACAGAGGACACTTCGGGCACTGAATCTACTATTTCAAATAAACCAAAAGAAAATAAAGGAGGAGAACCAATGGTTTTAGAAGATGTATTAAAAGACCATCCCGAGATCAAAAATGAAATCGATGCACTTAAGGATACTTCCAAACAGGAAGGCAAAGAAGAGGGTGCAAAAGCAGAAAGAGAAAGACTTCAAGCTATTGACAATATTGCTAATAACATTAGCAACGAACTTGTTAATAAGGCAAAATATGAAGAACCAATCTCGGCAGAAGCATTAGCGCTACAGGCAATTCAGAATAATGTAGCAAAAGCTAGTAATTACATGAAGGATGCCATGAATGATAGTTCAAAAAGTGGTGTTGATGATGTACCAGCCAATCCAACAGATGCTGATCCACAGGATGAAGATGATGCATTAATTGAAGCAGCAACAAAAACAGCAAATGCTAAGAGAAAGAAGGTAAAATAA
- a CDS encoding putative capsid protein of prophage — translation MSLYETPTLIKTAKKIFPVSLWFRNRYFPTTDQDMFPGKQVLIEYKEGSRKMAPFVIPRQGGITMERSAYTATAYEPPYIAPQRPLTIDTLNQKGFGEELYENKTPEQRQAEVLGEDLADLSEMIDRREEWMCSELLQSGEVIMKHYAEEYGKGTPVEKVLRFYDKAKGFQNKYTPDTTWDMETATIYDDLDAMVSMFTKHGCPVADINMSAGVYSRFIGNEKIQKLLDNRSMHIGDITPIETPEGVAHVGYIIVRGKKLDIFVYDENYEDEAGTIVSFVKEGNIILTAPGMGRTLYGAISQIEESDHLFHTYRGMKIPKYLCDSKHETREIRVASAPVPVPNDRNGWVVAHVLGDD, via the coding sequence ATGTCACTTTACGAAACACCTACATTAATTAAGACTGCTAAGAAAATTTTCCCTGTTTCTTTGTGGTTTAGAAATCGTTATTTTCCTACAACAGATCAAGATATGTTCCCAGGAAAGCAAGTATTGATTGAGTATAAGGAAGGTTCTAGAAAGATGGCACCGTTTGTAATTCCTAGACAAGGTGGAATTACAATGGAACGTAGTGCGTATACAGCAACGGCATATGAGCCACCTTATATTGCACCCCAGAGACCACTCACCATTGATACCTTAAATCAAAAGGGATTCGGTGAGGAACTTTATGAGAACAAGACACCGGAACAGCGTCAAGCAGAAGTGCTTGGTGAAGATCTTGCTGATTTATCAGAAATGATTGATCGAAGAGAAGAGTGGATGTGCAGTGAATTACTTCAAAGCGGCGAGGTAATTATGAAACATTATGCCGAAGAGTATGGAAAAGGAACACCAGTGGAGAAAGTACTTCGTTTTTATGATAAGGCGAAAGGTTTCCAAAATAAATATACACCGGATACAACATGGGATATGGAAACAGCAACCATCTATGATGATTTAGATGCTATGGTTAGTATGTTTACTAAACATGGTTGTCCGGTTGCGGATATCAATATGTCGGCTGGTGTTTATTCAAGATTCATTGGAAATGAAAAAATCCAGAAGCTGCTTGATAACAGATCGATGCATATCGGGGATATTACACCAATCGAAACTCCAGAAGGAGTTGCTCATGTTGGATATATCATTGTTCGTGGTAAGAAATTAGATATCTTTGTATATGATGAAAACTACGAAGATGAAGCTGGAACGATTGTATCTTTTGTTAAAGAAGGAAACATCATTCTTACTGCACCAGGTATGGGACGTACTCTTTATGGAGCTATCTCACAGATTGAGGAATCAGATCATTTATTCCATACATATCGTGGAATGAAGATTCCGAAGTATCTTTGTGATTCTAAACATGAAACAAGAGAAATCCGTGTTGCATCCGCACCAGTTCCAGTACCAAATGATAGAAACGGTTGGGTAGTAGCTCATGTGTTAGGAGATGATTAA
- a CDS encoding phage tail sheath monomer yields MAYNHGIRVKENATSLSKPVTGMAALQVVFGTAPVNLAADPYGVTNVLVKVETFEDAYKKLGYSDDFSKYTLCQSMDACFRVLNVAPVIFCNVLDPKKHVKDNEESEVTVASKQAVIKVDGILLDTIVVKSGESTLQANTDYVTSFDDNGYAVITLVTGGAGDAATTLKVTSKSIDPSKVTESDIIGGYDTVTGKETGCELVRHVYPMFNMTPGLLLAPGWTQNQNVAAALELKTDNINGYFKASCIVDLDTHTATKYTDCEAQKKSKALTSPNTIVVWPMAKVGDKKYYYSALYAALIAYVDASNDDVPNLSPSNKLIGVTAAVLEDGTEVTLDTQQANVLNSVGIVTLLNDAGWRTWGNNTACYPENTDPKDRWICCRRFFSWWGNSFILTYKEKVDDPANFRLIESVVDAENIRGNSYVQQGKMAGAKIEYSEQDNPIEDVLNGKIQFYQHIAPYTPAEDIINVLEFDPTMIKNALSGGAE; encoded by the coding sequence ATGGCTTATAATCATGGTATTAGAGTAAAAGAAAATGCAACCAGTCTTTCAAAACCAGTTACAGGCATGGCTGCACTACAGGTTGTATTTGGTACAGCACCAGTTAACCTTGCCGCAGATCCTTATGGAGTAACCAATGTGTTAGTAAAGGTTGAAACATTTGAGGATGCTTATAAGAAGTTAGGTTACAGTGATGATTTTAGCAAATACACATTGTGCCAGAGCATGGATGCTTGCTTTAGAGTGCTAAATGTAGCACCGGTTATTTTCTGTAATGTGCTAGATCCGAAAAAGCATGTAAAAGACAATGAGGAAAGCGAAGTAACAGTTGCAAGTAAACAAGCAGTTATCAAAGTAGATGGAATATTACTTGATACAATCGTTGTTAAATCAGGTGAATCTACACTTCAAGCAAATACGGATTATGTAACTTCATTTGATGACAATGGTTACGCAGTCATTACCTTAGTTACTGGAGGCGCTGGTGATGCTGCAACGACATTAAAAGTAACAAGTAAGAGTATTGATCCAAGTAAAGTTACGGAAAGTGATATCATCGGTGGTTACGATACTGTAACAGGAAAAGAAACCGGATGCGAGTTAGTTCGTCATGTATATCCAATGTTTAATATGACACCAGGTTTATTATTAGCCCCTGGATGGACTCAAAATCAGAATGTGGCAGCGGCGCTGGAACTGAAAACCGACAATATCAATGGCTATTTCAAAGCAAGCTGTATTGTTGATCTTGATACACACACAGCTACGAAATATACGGATTGTGAAGCGCAAAAGAAGAGTAAAGCCTTAACTAGTCCAAATACGATCGTAGTATGGCCAATGGCTAAGGTAGGTGATAAGAAATATTATTATTCTGCATTGTATGCAGCCTTAATTGCGTATGTAGATGCTTCCAATGATGATGTTCCAAATCTATCACCTTCCAATAAGTTAATTGGAGTTACCGCGGCGGTACTTGAAGATGGAACAGAGGTTACACTTGATACACAACAGGCCAATGTTTTAAATAGTGTTGGTATCGTAACATTATTAAATGATGCCGGATGGAGAACATGGGGCAATAATACCGCTTGTTATCCTGAAAATACAGATCCTAAAGATCGTTGGATTTGTTGTAGAAGATTTTTCTCATGGTGGGGAAATTCATTCATCCTTACCTATAAGGAGAAAGTAGATGATCCAGCTAACTTTAGACTAATCGAATCGGTTGTAGATGCTGAAAACATTCGTGGAAACAGCTACGTACAACAAGGAAAGATGGCAGGAGCTAAGATTGAGTATAGTGAGCAAGATAATCCAATCGAAGATGTACTTAATGGTAAGATTCAATTCTATCAACATATTGCTCCTTATACACCAGCAGAGGATATCATTAATGTATTAGAGTTTGATCCTACAATGATTAAAAATGCTTTATCAGGAGGTGCTGAATAA
- a CDS encoding phage major tail tube protein codes for MNGQVPELINDFNVYKGGTQLIGLTGEVKLPDLKQISETISGGGILGEYESSIIGAYQSSEIEIPFRVLNEDIFSLMNPTDTLDLTMRASQQYMVQATGQQDYKGMRIVVRGKMKGFTPGTVKRGTNMNASVTFEQFYLLIEVDGKKLFELDKLNNVFIVNEVDVLAKIKKLC; via the coding sequence ATGAATGGTCAAGTTCCAGAATTAATTAATGATTTTAACGTATACAAAGGCGGAACACAATTAATCGGTCTTACAGGTGAGGTTAAGTTACCAGACTTAAAACAGATCAGTGAAACGATCAGTGGTGGAGGAATCTTAGGAGAATATGAATCCTCCATTATTGGTGCTTATCAAAGTTCAGAGATTGAAATTCCATTTAGAGTCTTAAATGAGGATATCTTCTCTTTGATGAATCCTACCGATACACTCGATTTGACAATGCGTGCTTCTCAGCAGTATATGGTACAAGCAACTGGACAGCAGGACTATAAAGGAATGCGAATTGTAGTTCGAGGTAAGATGAAAGGCTTTACACCAGGTACCGTAAAAAGAGGTACTAACATGAATGCATCGGTAACCTTTGAGCAGTTTTATTTGCTGATTGAGGTTGATGGTAAGAAGCTATTTGAGCTAGATAAACTCAATAATGTATTTATTGTAAATGAAGTAGATGTATTAGCTAAAATTAAAAAACTTTGCTAA